A genomic stretch from Bacteroidales bacterium includes:
- a CDS encoding DUF4907 domain-containing protein has protein sequence MKSKWMMLLVFMFSLNAYSYVLQSEKKPEAVVYVNSDANYGFRIKVDGKTILEQEAIEPASDNPAIYFTKADAEKAAAYILRQMEDGNSPVLIDQQTWKEIQLKSSHE, from the coding sequence ATGAAATCAAAATGGATGATGTTACTCGTATTTATGTTTTCGCTGAACGCCTACAGCTATGTTCTGCAAAGCGAAAAAAAGCCTGAAGCAGTTGTTTATGTTAATTCGGATGCCAACTATGGCTTTCGAATTAAAGTTGATGGAAAAACAATACTTGAACAGGAAGCAATAGAACCTGCATCAGACAACCCGGCAATTTACTTCACCAAAGCTGATGCGGAAAAAGCTGCAGCTTACATTCTCAGGCAAATGGAGGATGGTAATTCCCCCGTTCTCATTGACCAGCAAACCTGGAAAGAAATTCAACTAAAATCTTCACATGAATAA